A genomic stretch from Desulfolutivibrio sulfodismutans DSM 3696 includes:
- a CDS encoding MBOAT family O-acyltransferase, with product MVFSSAAFLFYFLPLVLAGYFMLVSFGRARNWLLLAASLFFYAWGEGEYVAIMLVSIMANYLFGIWVYREHQRSESKLAISCAIAFNIVLLVIFKYTNFIVDNVNGFTAGLGIDPIVIGRVHLPIGISFFTFHCISYIMDIYRRQTPPQMSLPNTALYISLFPQLVAGPIVRYKDIAGQLLSRHVDMARFSRGINRFVAGLGKKVLLANVVAMPADKIFSIPPDQLTAPVAWLGILCYTLQIYFDFSGYSDMAIGLANMFGFKFMENFNYPYISRSLREFWRRWHISLSTWFRDYLYIPLGGSRCSPGRVRLNLVIVFFLTGLWHGASWSFIVWGLFHGAFLVMERGRFGKFLDEGPRIFSHAYAILVFMVGWVFFRAADLSTALAYIQAMAGFGTGSGLEWHVGLFVNPKVILALCVGVVGSMPIIPRIKAWREKLAANRRTAGLDDVIEALVSLVATPAIFILCVMSLASGTHNPFIYFQF from the coding sequence ATGGTATTTAGCTCCGCTGCGTTTTTGTTCTATTTCCTGCCCCTGGTCCTGGCCGGCTACTTTATGCTGGTTTCCTTCGGCCGGGCCCGCAACTGGCTGCTTCTGGCGGCCAGCCTGTTTTTTTATGCCTGGGGCGAGGGCGAATACGTGGCCATCATGCTTGTGTCCATCATGGCCAATTACCTTTTCGGCATCTGGGTCTACAGGGAGCACCAGCGTTCCGAGTCCAAGCTGGCCATTTCCTGCGCCATCGCCTTCAATATCGTCCTTTTGGTCATCTTCAAATACACCAACTTCATCGTGGACAACGTAAACGGGTTCACGGCCGGACTGGGCATCGACCCCATCGTCATCGGCCGGGTGCATCTGCCCATCGGCATCTCTTTCTTCACCTTCCATTGCATCTCCTACATCATGGACATCTACCGCAGGCAGACGCCGCCCCAGATGTCCCTGCCCAACACGGCCCTGTACATCTCGCTTTTTCCCCAGCTCGTGGCCGGTCCCATCGTCCGCTACAAGGACATCGCCGGACAGCTCCTGAGCCGCCATGTGGACATGGCCCGCTTCTCCAGGGGCATCAACCGCTTCGTGGCCGGACTCGGCAAGAAGGTGCTTCTGGCCAACGTGGTGGCCATGCCGGCGGACAAGATCTTCAGCATCCCCCCGGACCAGCTCACGGCGCCCGTGGCCTGGCTGGGCATCCTGTGCTATACGCTTCAGATTTATTTCGATTTTTCGGGATATTCGGACATGGCCATCGGCCTGGCCAACATGTTCGGATTCAAGTTCATGGAAAACTTCAATTATCCCTACATCTCCCGGTCCCTGCGCGAGTTCTGGCGGCGCTGGCACATCTCCCTGTCCACCTGGTTTCGGGACTATCTGTACATCCCCCTGGGCGGCAGCCGGTGCAGCCCGGGCCGGGTGCGCCTGAATCTGGTGATCGTGTTTTTTCTGACCGGCCTGTGGCACGGGGCCAGTTGGAGCTTCATCGTCTGGGGTCTTTTTCACGGGGCCTTTCTGGTCATGGAGAGGGGACGGTTCGGGAAGTTCCTGGACGAAGGACCCCGGATTTTCTCCCACGCGTACGCCATCCTGGTGTTCATGGTGGGCTGGGTCTTTTTCCGGGCCGCCGATCTGTCCACGGCCCTGGCCTATATTCAGGCCATGGCCGGGTTCGGGACCGGGTCGGGGTTGGAATGGCATGTGGGACTTTTTGTGAACCCCAAGGTCATTTTGGCGCTGTGCGTCGGGGTTGTGGGCTCCATGCCCATCATCCCCAGGATCAAGGCCTGGCGCGAGAAGCTTGCGGCCAACCGCCGCACGGCGGGCCTGGACGACGTCATTGAGGCCCTGGTGAGTCTGGTGGCGACCCCGGCCATTTTTATCCTGTGCGTCATGTCCCTGGCCAGCGGCACCCACAACCCGTTTATTTATTTCCAATTCTAG
- the thpR gene encoding RNA 2',3'-cyclic phosphodiesterase → MDPASHLRAFVALPLPKDMKAALAGLLPALHRVAPTKLAFVRPETWHLTLKFLGDVPLEGPMGLSALIQALAGVDFSPFDLSPGGGVFFPGPARPRVVAVGLAAGGPACRELAGAVDAALAAVGYPREARVFTPHLTVARVKDAPGRGDWRGVADQLAGAVWPACRMDRFVLYQSVLGPAGARHEALREFPARRDGRT, encoded by the coding sequence ATGGACCCTGCCTCACACCTGCGGGCCTTTGTGGCCCTGCCCCTGCCGAAGGACATGAAGGCCGCCCTGGCCGGGCTTCTGCCCGCGCTGCACCGGGTCGCCCCGACGAAACTGGCCTTTGTGCGGCCCGAGACCTGGCACCTGACGCTCAAATTTCTGGGCGACGTTCCCCTGGAGGGCCCCATGGGCCTTTCGGCCCTGATCCAGGCCCTGGCTGGCGTGGATTTTTCGCCCTTCGACCTGTCGCCCGGGGGGGGCGTGTTTTTCCCTGGTCCGGCCCGTCCCCGGGTGGTCGCCGTGGGGCTGGCCGCCGGGGGCCCGGCCTGCCGGGAACTGGCCGGGGCCGTGGATGCCGCCCTGGCCGCTGTGGGCTATCCCCGCGAGGCCAGGGTCTTCACCCCGCATCTGACCGTGGCCCGGGTAAAAGACGCCCCGGGCCGGGGCGACTGGCGCGGCGTGGCCGACCAGTTGGCCGGGGCCGTGTGGCCCGCGTGCCGCATGGACCGGTTCGTGCTGTACCAAAGCGTGCTCGGCCCCGCAGGGGCGCGACATGAGGCCCTGCGGGAATTTCCGGCCCGCCGGGACGGGCGGACGTGA
- a CDS encoding class I SAM-dependent methyltransferase: MDETQRLRDILQRLPQGTVWRPVRDASGELLAEGSGLGEDGLSDYLPGVSFAGKTVCDLGCNLGYFSFMAARGGAASVTGFDVDPLVVEGATLLAAMQGYGNVRFQVADFTNVPPQVRYDLVLVIDFIGRGTIVKGRLDAVLDAAALHCRERMVFTLRPIYPLADLTGSDPRSLAARYGDEFVHDGRFHLLDYAAHRLADFSPTLLTPPGDPARRFKHAVLFRKI, translated from the coding sequence ATGGACGAGACCCAGCGGCTGCGCGACATCCTGCAACGCCTTCCCCAGGGCACGGTGTGGCGTCCCGTGCGCGACGCCTCGGGCGAGCTTTTGGCCGAGGGCTCGGGGCTGGGGGAGGACGGCCTTTCGGACTATCTCCCCGGGGTGAGCTTTGCGGGCAAGACCGTGTGCGACCTGGGCTGCAACCTGGGGTATTTTTCCTTCATGGCCGCACGGGGAGGCGCGGCGAGCGTGACCGGGTTCGATGTGGACCCCCTGGTGGTGGAGGGGGCCACGCTTCTGGCCGCCATGCAGGGATATGGCAACGTGCGCTTCCAGGTGGCCGATTTCACCAACGTCCCGCCGCAGGTGCGCTACGACCTGGTGCTGGTCATCGACTTCATCGGCCGGGGGACCATCGTCAAAGGCCGCCTGGACGCGGTGCTGGACGCGGCCGCGCTCCACTGCCGGGAACGCATGGTCTTCACCCTGCGCCCCATTTATCCCCTGGCCGACCTGACCGGCAGCGATCCCCGCTCCCTGGCCGCCCGCTACGGCGACGAGTTCGTGCACGACGGCCGTTTTCACCTGCTGGACTACGCCGCACACCGGTTGGCGGACTTCAGCCCGACCCTGCTGACCCCGCCCGGGGATCCGGCCAGGCGCTTCAAGCACGCGGTGCTTTTTCGAAAAATATGA
- a CDS encoding tetratricopeptide repeat protein — protein MKTRMAYVFVTLMCLSMLAVGCKKQVEEPYPAYTAQQYYDMGMQAFTAEDFVQATQLFEAAVSMSPSMADAHYYLGLCYLKQNMLRKAEDSLATALRYNPGLVRAREALGILFYTKGDYFQARRELEQCRAMYSTNPQVYYYLGNIYLAEGNCPAALAMFTRALELDPASLPARQGYDEAKRSCGKGPAKPAPQPRIEKSFKGGGKAIDPSEF, from the coding sequence ATGAAAACCCGCATGGCGTACGTTTTCGTCACACTCATGTGCCTGTCCATGCTCGCCGTGGGATGCAAAAAGCAGGTGGAGGAGCCCTATCCCGCCTACACCGCCCAGCAGTACTACGACATGGGCATGCAGGCCTTTACTGCCGAGGATTTCGTGCAGGCCACCCAGCTTTTCGAGGCCGCCGTGAGCATGTCGCCGTCCATGGCCGACGCCCATTATTATCTGGGCCTGTGCTACCTGAAGCAGAACATGCTGCGCAAGGCCGAGGACTCCCTGGCCACCGCCCTGCGCTACAACCCGGGCCTGGTTCGCGCCCGGGAGGCCCTGGGCATTCTTTTCTACACCAAGGGCGACTACTTCCAGGCCAGGCGCGAGCTGGAACAGTGCCGGGCCATGTATTCCACCAACCCCCAGGTCTATTATTATCTGGGCAACATTTATCTGGCCGAGGGCAACTGCCCGGCGGCCCTGGCCATGTTCACCCGGGCCCTGGAGCTCGATCCCGCCTCCCTTCCGGCCAGGCAGGGATATGACGAGGCCAAGCGTTCCTGCGGCAAGGGCCCGGCCAAGCCTGCGCCCCAGCCCCGGATTGAAAAGTCCTTCAAGGGCGGCGGCAAGGCCATCGATCCGAGTGAGTTCTAG
- a CDS encoding universal stress protein, translated as MAKIEKILCAVDFSEHSPHVADYAATLAKAFGAKVLCLYVAPSLSEYLGFHVPPSSIENFVGEIVAGADTTMEEFVAKRFEGVACTGKVLTGYAAEEILAAVKSEKADLLVMGTHGRKGIDRILFGSVAEKVVKSASCPVLTIRPEPVEK; from the coding sequence ATGGCCAAGATCGAAAAAATTTTGTGCGCCGTGGATTTCTCGGAACACAGTCCCCATGTGGCGGACTATGCGGCCACACTGGCCAAGGCCTTCGGGGCCAAGGTGCTGTGCCTGTACGTGGCCCCATCCTTGAGCGAATACCTGGGGTTCCATGTGCCGCCGAGCTCCATCGAGAATTTTGTGGGCGAGATCGTGGCCGGGGCGGACACCACCATGGAGGAGTTCGTGGCCAAGCGCTTCGAGGGCGTCGCCTGCACCGGCAAGGTGCTCACCGGCTACGCCGCCGAGGAGATCCTGGCCGCCGTCAAGAGCGAGAAGGCCGACCTTTTGGTCATGGGCACCCACGGCCGCAAGGGCATCGACCGCATTTTGTTCGGGTCCGTGGCCGAGAAGGTGGTCAAGAGCGCCTCCTGCCCGGTGCTGACCATCCGTCCAGAACCTGTAGAGAAATAA
- a CDS encoding alginate O-acetyltransferase AlgX-related protein, translated as MTVLPVSRPAWAIHLLGTAVFACLICLPLFNAAFRVAPEVNVMEAGPGPSPFDGLGPAGVLRAFNILRGGYVEKAFGFRKLLVKYENYLDYCLLDSSTADLSVVAGPGGWLFLAKEGPTLNTVEDYRGTRLFTPQELAAWTAEFTARRDWLAARDIPYLVVVAPNKQTIYPEKLPARYNRVSPATRTDQLIAALTGAGVAVADLRPVLLDLKKTTQAYYRTDSHWTPVGARAAAGGILAALAKYFPGLDAAAQTDLQVVPIPGVGGDLAAMLGLGDCFVEDKFSLVPKDGFRAVRVDASGLAGPGDIGPADAFERPGSGLPRAVIVRDSFGQNLIPFLSEHFSRVVYQWPFPTTAKAPRRFDRELVLAEKPDVVVDEIVERYFTVPLAAPH; from the coding sequence ATGACCGTACTGCCCGTCTCCCGGCCCGCCTGGGCCATCCATCTGCTCGGGACCGCCGTCTTTGCCTGCCTGATCTGCCTGCCCCTTTTCAACGCCGCGTTTCGTGTGGCCCCGGAGGTCAACGTCATGGAGGCCGGTCCCGGGCCCTCGCCCTTTGACGGCCTCGGCCCGGCCGGGGTGCTGCGGGCCTTCAACATCCTGCGCGGCGGCTATGTGGAAAAGGCCTTCGGGTTTCGCAAGCTTTTGGTCAAATACGAAAACTACCTGGATTATTGCCTGCTGGACTCCTCCACGGCGGACCTCTCCGTGGTGGCCGGTCCCGGGGGCTGGCTTTTTCTGGCCAAGGAGGGCCCCACGCTGAACACGGTGGAGGATTACCGTGGGACGCGGCTTTTTACCCCGCAGGAGCTTGCGGCCTGGACGGCGGAATTCACGGCCCGGCGGGACTGGCTGGCGGCGCGCGACATCCCCTACCTGGTGGTCGTGGCCCCCAACAAGCAGACCATCTATCCCGAAAAGCTGCCTGCCCGGTACAACCGGGTCAGCCCCGCGACCCGCACGGACCAGCTCATCGCCGCCTTGACCGGGGCGGGGGTGGCCGTGGCGGACCTGCGGCCGGTCCTTCTCGACCTTAAAAAAACCACCCAGGCCTATTACCGCACGGACAGCCATTGGACCCCGGTGGGGGCCCGGGCGGCCGCCGGGGGCATTCTGGCGGCCTTGGCGAAATATTTCCCCGGCCTGGACGCGGCGGCCCAAACGGACCTTCAGGTGGTCCCCATACCCGGCGTGGGCGGCGATCTGGCGGCCATGCTGGGGCTTGGCGACTGCTTCGTCGAGGACAAGTTCTCCCTGGTTCCCAAGGACGGCTTTCGGGCCGTGCGGGTGGACGCCTCTGGGCTCGCCGGCCCCGGGGACATTGGTCCCGCCGACGCCTTCGAGCGGCCGGGCTCCGGCCTGCCCCGGGCCGTGATCGTTCGGGATTCCTTCGGCCAGAATCTGATCCCCTTTTTGTCCGAGCACTTTTCCCGGGTGGTCTACCAGTGGCCGTTTCCCACCACGGCAAAGGCGCCACGCCGCTTCGACCGGGAACTGGTCCTGGCCGAGAAGCCGGATGTGGTGGTGGACGAGATCGTGGAGCGGTATTTCACCGTACCTCTTGCGGCCCCGCACTGA